The Natronorubrum tibetense GA33 region TGTCTGCGGTGGAGGGGTTGCTACTCGCAGATGTACTGCATCGTTTGATCGGTGACGGTATCGATCAGTTCGGGAGTTACGCGAGCGACTGCCCGATCGACGTCGGAATCCTGTAGCGAAACGATGGCCCAGGGAGACACGAACGAGTCGCGATTGAGGGTTCCAGTTTCGAACGCACCGGTGAGGGGAACGCTCTCGGCGTACTCTTTGGTCGTAATTCCGAGCGCGATGTACTGGTCTCCGACAAACGGATGGCTCTCATCGCTGATGAGCAGATACGGCCGGCGCGGCGTGTTCCCAAATGGATCCGTTGCAACGACTATGACGCCGCGTTCGTGCATTACTGCTTCTCCGACGACTCGTTGTCCGTCTCTTGGTCATCGAGATCGAGAAGCTCGGCGTCCCAGTCCGAATTCTGATCGTAATAATCGCCTTCGAACTGTTCGGCGACGGTCTGGAGACCGACGACACTCGCCGTGTGGGCGTCGTAGGCTTCCGGGTTGATCGCCCAATACTGGCCCTTGTGACGAACGAGTCCGCGACTCTCGAGTCGGCTCAGCGTGGTTCCGACGCTCCCGCGTGGGATCTCGAGTTCCTCTGTAAGTTCACCGGCTCGATACCCCGTTTCGGGGTTGGCCGCGAGGAACTCGAGGATCCGACGCCCGTTCGTGTTCTCGTCGGGCAGATCGGTCGGACGGTAGTTCTCGAAATCGACGGGCATGTGTAACAGTACGTAACAGCTTGTAATAATTGTGGTGGTGGTTCCCTGGTCAGCCCCCAAGAAGTATACTAATCCGAACTATTCATAATTTATAACTATTCCCGAACATGATTTGAAATATGCCTGTTCAAAAACTCGACTTATACGATATTATTGTCGATATATTTCCTGGTTTAGTCGCTGTATTTATCTTTTTACCGTTGGTCTTAGGACCGGGAACTGCCTATTCAGACGCATTGGACCTGTTAGGTATCGAAGCAACTTTGATAATCATAGTGCTTTCATACGTGATTGGTCGAATTGTACATGGCATAGCTAGCCCTTTCGATAAATCAATCTCGAAATTTGGCTCAAACATAGATAAATTCTTCTTGGAACACCCTATTTACGAAAAATTAACTAAGAGATTTGGTTTACATCTTTCTTTTGAAGATCATATCAGAGATGGACTGGCACCGTTTACCCCTTTCACTATGAAAACTGTAATGGTACATGAACTCCATGCTGAAATAAATGAAAAGTACGATGTTAATACAAAGAGTATTGATAGACACGATTTTAATGACTTAAAACACGTATGCCATTCCATTCTTTACAACAAGCCTGTTCTTTATAGAAGATATGAAATTCTTACAACCTTTTTCCGGAGTATGCATACGGTATTTGGTCTGTCTTTGATATTTTATTCCATTTCTCTATTGGTGTATGAATATGTTGGATTGGGGGCTACCGATACCTTCTGGGCCTATCTCTACTTTAACGACCTAAGAATTGTGTCACTAATCTTGGTTCTACAGTTGATCTTATTCCTAATATTTTACTATCAAAAACGAAAATTCTCTCACAGAAGGAATAGGGCCCTAATCTATGATACTGTTATTGAACTGAAGGGGAAGACCGAGTGACACTGCTAATATACTCATTCTTTTTTGGGGATTGAACGTCGACAGATCCAGTTTATCGAATATGCATGAGATTCGAATATCCGTGCATATGATGACGCAGTTCCGGACGTGAGACCGTATCGGAATTCTGGAAACTGCTCCCCGTTGCTTAGCTGTTGTTCGCTCGATTTGGGTACATGGGCAACACAAACCCCACATACCGTGATACACTCCGTAAATTTGAAAACGAGAGGTTCCCGAACCACAGAGCACTTCGGTTTGAGTATCAAAATCACTTCGAACGCTTATTCGTCCAAGTGTGGAACTTCGCCGACGCCGCTGAGATTCAAAACCACACCGATCCGACAATCACACATCTCGTTTCGTATCTGCTCGATTAGGAGTGCCGGATTGTTACCCTCGAAATGCAACTCGAAACGCTTCTCGGACGCATTCGAAACACCGACAGAACCAGCTTTAGAACCTCGTTGACGGCCAGTAGGCTTACTTTCTCCCGGTCGAATAACCCATCCGACGGGGGGAAGGAGTACTGTCGTTGCCGACAGGGTCCGTTCGACGTGAGACATCGAACCCACCGTCACCGATCGGGATCGTTCCAACGTCACCGACGCCTGATCGCCGATCGGCCCGTCCGGTTGACACACCACCAGCGGATGGGGAGCTTCGATGTCGGCCTACCACCGCCGATGTCTTCTGATACAGTTGATTCGATCAGTTATGCCGAAACCCAATGTGGGTGTCCCCAAGGGGACTGAGCCAAAAAATTACAGCCCCCCGCCCGACCTCCGCACGCAGATCTCCAGTTGATCCACCAGAAATGATGGTGTTCAGTCGCTCCTCACGATGTTGCTCTCCGGCCTAATACAAATACCAACATCGCCAATAGCAACGTTCCAATTGCTGTTTGGCCTAGAGCAATCCACTCGTTAGGCCCTAAGGGGGTTAGACCGCCGTCACTTGTACTAATGAATCGACGTAGACTATAAAATAGGAAGTCGAAAATATATTCTATAGAGAAGTTCCCTGAGAATCTATATCGTATTATTTCGCCTGAACTTCGTTGAATTCCCCAAATCGGGTAGATTACCGCACCCAACAGGATTGCACCCAATGAGGCTAAAAGAACTTGTTTAGTGCTTTCTCCGTATTTCATAGTCCACCGTAACACAGTCCAGCGGAACCAGGAAATTTCCCCACGTGAATACGCTATTTTCCGACTCGTTTCCTTCTCTCGAATATTGAATTGGCGCCGTTGTTCTGGGACGGGGTTTTCCCTAAACAACTGTTTTATATTCCTGTATATCTCCTCTGCATCCTCAAGGTCATCAAGACTACAATCATGAGACGACGAGATGGGACATCTAGTAATAAGACGATTGAATGCAGCCAGCACTTGATATCTGTACTTGAGACCTTGCATATACTCTTCTCTTCTAGAATGATAAGTATCCTCAGGATCTGAATCTGAGATAGGGCCCCGTTCACCACAGATATCGCTCGAAAACCCAGTCTTCTCCTTAATAATATCCCATTCGGCATTTCGATCTGCAATGAACTCTCTACAAATTTGGGTGCCAAAGTTGGTCTTATGATCTACCTCAGCATCTCGGAGATCCGTATCAAATAAATCAGCATCGACGAGGGAAGTTCCACGGAGATCAGAGTCCACGAGAGACGCACTTTCTAGCATCGCTTTACCACAATCTGCTTGATGTAACTCCGCCCCATCTAATTCTGCACTACGCAGATTTGTACAAATGATCTTAGCATCATGAAGCTCGGAATCAATGAAAACCGCATCAGCTGCATCGGCATGTTGTAATTTCGCTGAGGGCATATTAGACGAGCGGAAGTTAGCATTATGGAGGGTAGCATGTTGAAATCGAGTATCAATACAGTCTGCCTCTTCAAAACACGCGCCCGTAAGGTTGGTAGCCTCACTATTGAATTTCGTCGATCGAAGATTTGCCTCTGAAAAATCAGCTAAGTCTAATTGTGTGCCCTGAAAGTTAGCGTTAGTCAAGTCGGACTCGCTGAAATTAGCATTATATAGATCCATATCCTCGAAATCAAGACGATCACTTAGATGAATTTCTGCTAAATATATCCCATCAATACGAGAAGGTGCACTGTCCCACTTTCTGGCGAGTACATCAACCGGCTTTTCAGTTGTTTTAGCATGCCATATACAATGGTCTTGATCCCTCCAGAGAGGTTGGTCACAAGAGATCGGAGGAATACCCTCTGGAAGATTTTCTTCGTCTTCCGAATAGCCGCAGGTTTGCTCGTGAGTACTCACTAATCCCAGATTCGTCGATCTAATCACTTATACTGTCCGAAATATCCATTGAGTATCAGTTCCACCCCATTCGATTAACTTATAGGATAAGTCCGTAACTATCTGACAATGGGAGTCTTCGAGATCGACTCAAATGAGTTCGAAGACGGGCCTGAGTTTAACAGATATTTATCCAGGAATTATAGTGGGTTGTCTAGCGAAGACCTTTACATCATCTCAGGTGTCACCGAACTCACACAGACAGAGTTTGAGAATAGACTAGAAGAACGTAATTGGGAGGTCGACGAAGAATACGGAGTCATAAAGAAAATCGGTCGCCAATATTCCCCAATCAATCGAGCGGAGGCGTACCTTCATTTCGATGAAGAAAAAGACCTGATATTCTTTTACACTGATCAGAGGAAGACGGAAGAGATCAACGATGCTATTGTTCCGCTTTTCAGGAAAATAAGCGGTGTCCACTATCTTTATATAAGTCCCCGGATCTTGAAGAAGGTAACTGAACAAATTGCAGAACAAAACGATTCAGCCAAGGTTACTGAATTCATCGCAAAAAGAACCAAAGGAACAGAAATCCCTGCGGCCGAGAGGCCAGATAAAGAGAGAACGATCAATTATTATGGTGATGATGGTTTACGAACGCTCCGGGAAGTCGAAGAACAATATGGTGTGCTCCCTCACATTCTAGAAATTTCAATCCCAGATGAGTTGGACTTTAGAATGGATAAAGAAGGTGTGTTTAAATTAAAAAGTGGCTCCCTTCACTTGATGTTCCATTATATTGATGAATGTATAAACCGATGTTTAGATATTAAGAACGCATATGATAGTACACGAATCAATGAAATCGAAATATCTGAAGGGAATAGAGTTTCGCAGTCTACTCCAGCCAGAATTGAACTTGACTTAAAATATGAAGATTTAGAACCACTTCAGGCAAGCCTCCAAGGAAGTGATTATGCGTTAATCGATACGACAGCTGAACGTGGTTCAGTCTATTTCTCTAGCAAGATCTATGACCAGGATAGTAATCTATTCTTTAATATTCGGGCGGACGAGAACGCAATCCGAGTTTTTCCTAGGGAAAAACGCGAAATAAGTACGTTCTTCCGCTTTTTTGAAATTGTTCAGTCGACTGTAGATGAGTACGCTGAAGCTGAATCTATTGATTACCCACTGGCAGGATAATGAACACTATAAAAAAAGAACTTGAGATTCTCGAGTACTACGAAGATGAAGTATCTAATGACAACTATGAGAACACTAAGGAAGAGATACTTGACGATCTATTGGACGACGAAGACGCTATAGAAGCTGCTGAAGAACAATATGAGAATAGAAAAGAAGAATCAAAACATAAAAAGAAAGTGCGAACAACGCTGATGGCTGCTTTCCTTAGGAATGGTCCAATAGAACGAGTCACAAATTGGGAATTCAGGCGATTATTTCCACTCAGAACATTAGATGTAGACTCAGCAGACGTCCTCGTAGGAAATCAAACTGATGGGTCAATCATCCTTATAATCATACTTTCTTTACGTAAAAGGCCAGAAACGGGAATCGATGACGCATTAGAAATGCTTGGGGGCGTGAGAGACAATAACAGCGCCCTAAGTGATGATATAAATCTAGACTTCCGGAATGACCGTATTCAAACAGCTATTGCTATTGAACCAGCACGAGCAAATGACACAGCGGTTGCTATCGAAGAATATGAACAATCAGTCACAGACCCAGAAGATTTCTATGTATGGCGTATTACTGGAACAGAAGGTGCAAAAATAGACATCTATACTGATTTCCCAAGTGATCCTGGTCAAAATAGGTGCCATGATGGAGATCTCGGACAAGTATTAGATCCTGGAAGAGAAATTATGGATTCGCCCCATGTTCTACCAGACTTTTTTTACGACACCCATCATAGTTTACTTCTTGAACATACAATAATAAAGATGGCCAGTAATCATCTTGACACAGATATACCAAATACACACTTTTCGACACAAGAGC contains the following coding sequences:
- a CDS encoding MarR family transcriptional regulator, with protein sequence MPVDFENYRPTDLPDENTNGRRILEFLAANPETGYRAGELTEELEIPRGSVGTTLSRLESRGLVRHKGQYWAINPEAYDAHTASVVGLQTVAEQFEGDYYDQNSDWDAELLDLDDQETDNESSEKQ
- a CDS encoding pentapeptide repeat-containing protein, which encodes MSTHEQTCGYSEDEENLPEGIPPISCDQPLWRDQDHCIWHAKTTEKPVDVLARKWDSAPSRIDGIYLAEIHLSDRLDFEDMDLYNANFSESDLTNANFQGTQLDLADFSEANLRSTKFNSEATNLTGACFEEADCIDTRFQHATLHNANFRSSNMPSAKLQHADAADAVFIDSELHDAKIICTNLRSAELDGAELHQADCGKAMLESASLVDSDLRGTSLVDADLFDTDLRDAEVDHKTNFGTQICREFIADRNAEWDIIKEKTGFSSDICGERGPISDSDPEDTYHSRREEYMQGLKYRYQVLAAFNRLITRCPISSSHDCSLDDLEDAEEIYRNIKQLFRENPVPEQRRQFNIREKETSRKIAYSRGEISWFRWTVLRWTMKYGESTKQVLLASLGAILLGAVIYPIWGIQRSSGEIIRYRFSGNFSIEYIFDFLFYSLRRFISTSDGGLTPLGPNEWIALGQTAIGTLLLAMLVFVLGRRATS